A section of the Malania oleifera isolate guangnan ecotype guangnan chromosome 2, ASM2987363v1, whole genome shotgun sequence genome encodes:
- the LOC131148749 gene encoding AT-hook motif nuclear-localized protein 17-like: MADYGRVISLSQARDMSHTSDDEDEEQSPRSLQPLSAVGSSRGKAYGSRSGGGGEMVTSMGEIIRKPRGRPPGSKNKPKPPIVITRDSDTAMKPVVLEISAGSDVVEQVVEFARRRHVGLSIMSGSGTISNVTLRHPMAHAPTISLHGPLHIVSLSGTYVGPSGSSSSSASSSPAANPSASSPPSCSAFSISLAGSQGQVFGGIIAGKVVAQAPVIVVAATFVSPPFHRLPAVAAALTGSGGGEGEEGGDHKHQNHHHHHQPHHHRHEEGASKVMEQSRTGSSMSTMSVYSTSVAAIASTPTPLNCQIPPDVLHWASSASRPHHF, encoded by the coding sequence ATGGCGGATTACGGCCGGGTGATCTCGCTTTCGCAAGCCAGGGACATGTCCCATACCTCCGACGACGAAGACGAGGAGCAGAGCCCTCGAAGCCTGCAGCCGCTCTCCGCTGTCGGATCCTCCCGTGGAAAGGCCTACGGAAGCAGAAGCGGGGGCGGCGGAGAGATGGTGACGTCGATGGGGGAGATCATTCGGAAGCCGAGGGGGAGGCCGCCGGGGTCGAAGAACAAGCCGAAGCCGCCCATCGTGATCACAAGGGACAGCGACACGGCGATGAAGCCGGTGGTCCTGGAGATCTCGGCGGGATCCGACGTCGTGGAGCAGGTGGTGGAGTTTGCGCGACGCCGGCACGTGGGGCTCAGCATCATGAGCGGCTCCGGCACCATCTCTAACGTCACGCTCCGCCACCCCATGGCCCACGCGCCGACGATATCACTGCATGGGCCCCTTCACATCGTCTCGCTGTCCGGGACCTACGTGGGTCCCAGCGGCTCGTCGTCCTCGTCAGCCTCGTCATCTCCCGCTGCTAATCCTTCTGCTTCATCACCACCGTCTTGTTCTGCTTTTTCTATTTCTCTTGCAGGGTCTCAGGGCCAGGTGTTCGGAGGGATCATCGCCGGCAAGGTGGTAGCTCAGGCACCGGTGATCGTCGTGGCAGCTACGTTCGTGAGCCCGCCTTTCCACCGGCTTCCGGCGGTGGCTGCTGCCCTAACTGGCAGCGGTGGTGGTGAAGGGGAAGAAGGTGGCGATCATAAGCATCagaatcatcatcatcatcatcaacctCATCATCATCGTCACGAAGAAGGAGCTAGTAAGGTAATGGAACAGTCGCGAACCGGCTCTAGCATGTCTACCATGTCAGTGTACAGTACTAGTGTTGCAGCCATCGCCTCTACTCCGACTCCTTTGAATTGCCAGATCCCTCCCGATGTTTTGCACTGGGCTTCCAGTGCCTCTCGCCCACACCATTTCTGA